The following proteins come from a genomic window of Proteinivorax hydrogeniformans:
- a CDS encoding bifunctional diguanylate cyclase/phosphodiesterase produces the protein MLEPYGELYRIGGDEFIIMTIFEKKDKDNKTTDLIELLAKRFEEPVQIEEAPLDISFSMGLASYPYDGTKADELLKKSDIAMYRSKATQKGTLTVFNDNMLQNLTKRKEITEMLRGAVDNNEFYLHFQPQVYVQENMAWGVEALIRWNNPKLGFVSPGDFIEIAEEGQEIIKIGQWVLEESCKFIKTCQNEESKGVKISVNISPVQLIQENFVDLVFETLDRYDVDYSFLEIEVTESIMVESYEVIYSTLSKLRDKGIKVAIDDFGTGYSSLSYLTKLPIDTIKIDKSFVDDIERDSRKKHLVTTVIEMAKIMNLELVIEGVETKKQYEYFASIASARVQGYYIAKPMPKKQVLSKLKELTN, from the coding sequence GTGCTTGAACCTTATGGAGAGCTTTACCGGATTGGTGGAGATGAATTTATTATAATGACTATTTTTGAAAAAAAAGATAAAGATAACAAGACCACCGATTTGATAGAACTTTTAGCTAAAAGGTTTGAAGAACCTGTACAGATAGAAGAAGCTCCTTTAGATATATCTTTTAGCATGGGATTAGCTAGCTATCCATATGATGGCACAAAAGCCGACGAACTTCTTAAAAAGAGTGATATAGCAATGTATAGGTCAAAAGCAACCCAAAAAGGTACACTGACTGTATTTAATGATAACATGTTACAAAATTTAACGAAAAGAAAAGAAATAACGGAAATGCTAAGGGGGGCTGTAGATAATAATGAGTTTTATCTGCACTTTCAACCGCAGGTATATGTACAAGAAAATATGGCATGGGGTGTAGAGGCTCTGATTAGGTGGAATAACCCTAAGCTGGGGTTTGTTTCGCCGGGTGATTTTATAGAGATAGCAGAAGAAGGCCAAGAGATAATAAAAATAGGACAATGGGTGCTGGAGGAGTCATGTAAGTTTATAAAAACATGTCAAAATGAAGAAAGCAAAGGAGTGAAAATATCAGTTAACATTTCTCCGGTTCAGCTAATACAAGAAAATTTTGTGGATTTAGTATTTGAGACATTGGACCGCTATGATGTAGATTATAGTTTTTTAGAGATTGAAGTTACAGAATCCATTATGGTGGAATCTTATGAGGTGATTTATTCTACATTATCAAAACTTAGAGATAAAGGGATAAAAGTAGCTATTGATGATTTTGGGACAGGTTATTCATCCCTAAGTTATTTAACAAAGCTTCCTATTGACACCATAAAGATAGACAAATCTTTTGTTGATGATATAGAAAGAGACAGCAGAAAAAAACATCTGGTCACTACTGTTATCGAAATGGCTAAAATAATGAATTTAGAATTAGTGATAGAGGGAGTAGAGACTAAAAAGCAATACGAATATTTTGCCAGCATTGCTAGTGCCCGGGTTCAAGGATATTACATTGCAAAACCAATGCCTAAAAAGCAGGTTTTAAGTAAACTAAAAGAGCTAACCAATTAG
- a CDS encoding methyl-accepting chemotaxis protein, which produces MKKGDFESNEDILRAFKLVLPYINRIVHDDMAVGLTDLEEYVGYFRADNFELDLPEGKPVAGISTIEQCIKEQKDTIDNVPPSVYGRAIKTIFTPIYGVNNEVIGTLSSGIDFENNKQLVKSVEDVSEVTQQVTESMGELAAASENLADSGQYLVKEVDELTKKQKDSLSILEMIKVISTQTNLLGLNASIEAARSGEHGRGFAVVAEEVRKLAVNSQDAVKQIEAIISDMNKSISTVSENIEAVGAISEEQAATSQEVLASTEQINQTIKELTDFLERYK; this is translated from the coding sequence TTGAAAAAAGGTGACTTTGAAAGCAACGAGGATATTTTACGAGCTTTTAAACTTGTACTACCTTATATTAACAGGATTGTTCATGATGATATGGCGGTGGGCCTTACTGACTTAGAAGAATACGTAGGGTATTTCCGTGCAGATAATTTTGAGCTAGACCTACCAGAGGGCAAACCTGTTGCAGGCATTTCTACGATTGAGCAGTGTATAAAAGAGCAAAAAGACACCATAGATAACGTTCCGCCAAGTGTGTATGGCCGGGCAATTAAAACTATTTTCACCCCTATATATGGGGTAAATAATGAAGTCATCGGCACTTTAAGTTCAGGAATCGACTTTGAAAACAATAAACAGCTTGTAAAAAGTGTTGAGGATGTTTCAGAAGTTACTCAACAAGTCACAGAAAGTATGGGGGAGCTAGCTGCAGCATCAGAAAACTTAGCTGATTCAGGTCAATATTTAGTTAAAGAGGTCGATGAATTGACAAAAAAGCAAAAAGATTCACTAAGTATCTTAGAAATGATAAAAGTGATATCGACCCAAACCAACCTACTAGGATTAAATGCCTCAATTGAAGCTGCTAGATCTGGGGAACATGGCCGAGGTTTTGCCGTGGTAGCTGAAGAAGTAAGAAAGTTGGCGGTTAATTCTCAAGATGCTGTTAAGCAGATTGAGGCTATTATAAGCGACATGAACAAAAGTATATCGACAGTCAGCGAAAACATAGAAGCAGTAGGAGCAATAAGCGAAGAGCAAGCAGCTACATCACAGGAAGTTTTGGCAAGCACTGAGCAAATCAATCAAACAATTAAAGAGCTAACAGATTTTCTTGAAAGGTATAAATAA
- a CDS encoding methyl-accepting chemotaxis protein produces MRGLKGKITATFLVVSLLLLSGVGMILYITATSMANDLSENLNTEIIDSYSQNIESLLERKISEAYVISQNQDIKEMEPEKSSPFLMNVLQNTDFSTLSLVFPDGQAYDADLQTYDFSSSEYMSAIFEEGEDYYITNPFPSSMDGRMLVVIAHGIDNEQGERVGAISGSIYLSDLTMLLEDISVSGAGFGWLLGEDGTILAHPDGDMVGQKLGAGDYYSDITVGDINQTRSGLLDVEIGGERTVLLNSPISNTQGWNLMLEIHWGQLLAGMDTFRNVSILILILAVLLSTVAATWIAFTISNPIMAVANNLKKLAQYDLTQIEDKKLLKCAKRKDEIGDMVNAGNQMQKNMISLIQKISQASEELASSSQQLTSTSKDSSKASDEVARAIEEIANSTSEQAAETTDGATAINELGSYITTDQEYLKHLNEGVESVDKYQQRGQHSMEGLLATTKENREVTSSFKGVVIDTKKSTEEIENASSMIQDIAEQTSLLALNAAIEAARAGESGKGFAVVADEIRKLSEQSNQFTLDIAKIIEGLSIKVDNAVNDMEKIDQITAKQEEQALQTKEGFDDIQKYLEEMKEDIKNLNHSGGQMLKKRDEILTLIERISAIAQQNAASTEEISASVEEQTAAMAEISTASYTLSELADEMTTAVRQFKLDSSNQQESDLKEQSNNSQENNS; encoded by the coding sequence ATGAGAGGTTTAAAAGGTAAAATCACGGCAACATTTTTAGTGGTGTCACTTTTGCTCCTTAGCGGGGTAGGGATGATCCTATACATCACGGCTACTTCTATGGCTAATGACTTATCGGAGAATTTAAACACGGAAATTATTGATAGCTATTCACAAAATATTGAAAGTCTGTTAGAAAGGAAAATTTCAGAAGCTTATGTTATAAGCCAAAACCAAGATATAAAAGAAATGGAACCAGAAAAATCTAGTCCGTTTCTTATGAATGTTTTACAAAACACTGACTTTAGTACTTTGTCGTTGGTTTTTCCAGATGGACAGGCCTATGACGCAGACCTTCAAACTTATGACTTTAGTAGCAGCGAGTATATGAGCGCCATCTTTGAAGAAGGAGAGGATTACTATATCACCAACCCTTTTCCAAGCTCGATGGATGGCCGGATGCTGGTAGTTATTGCCCATGGCATCGATAATGAACAAGGAGAGCGTGTGGGGGCGATATCTGGTTCTATTTATCTAAGTGATTTAACCATGCTACTTGAAGATATCAGCGTTAGCGGCGCTGGTTTTGGATGGCTGTTAGGAGAAGACGGAACTATCTTAGCACACCCTGATGGAGATATGGTGGGGCAAAAGTTAGGTGCAGGTGATTACTACAGTGATATTACTGTCGGTGATATTAATCAAACTAGATCCGGCTTACTCGATGTTGAAATTGGAGGAGAGCGCACCGTTTTGTTAAACTCTCCAATTTCTAACACTCAAGGTTGGAATCTAATGCTAGAAATTCATTGGGGACAGCTATTAGCAGGGATGGACACTTTCCGAAATGTATCTATTTTAATACTAATTTTAGCAGTACTGTTAAGTACAGTGGCAGCTACTTGGATAGCCTTTACCATCTCTAATCCTATAATGGCTGTGGCAAACAACCTTAAAAAGTTAGCCCAATACGATCTGACACAAATAGAAGACAAGAAGTTGTTAAAATGCGCAAAGCGTAAAGATGAAATCGGCGATATGGTTAATGCTGGTAATCAAATGCAAAAAAATATGATTTCCTTAATACAAAAAATTTCCCAAGCATCGGAGGAGTTAGCTTCTTCTTCTCAACAACTAACATCAACAAGTAAAGATTCATCTAAAGCATCTGATGAGGTAGCAAGGGCTATAGAAGAAATAGCCAACAGTACATCAGAGCAGGCTGCAGAAACCACAGATGGTGCTACTGCTATAAATGAATTAGGAAGTTATATCACCACCGACCAGGAATATTTGAAACACCTTAATGAGGGCGTGGAAAGTGTAGATAAATACCAACAGCGAGGTCAACACTCCATGGAAGGCTTGTTAGCTACCACAAAAGAAAACAGAGAGGTAACAAGCAGTTTTAAAGGGGTGGTTATAGACACCAAAAAAAGCACAGAAGAAATTGAAAATGCCAGTAGTATGATTCAAGATATAGCAGAACAAACTAGTCTTTTAGCATTAAATGCCGCCATCGAGGCTGCACGGGCAGGAGAGTCTGGCAAAGGGTTTGCAGTGGTAGCTGACGAAATACGCAAGCTATCTGAACAATCAAACCAGTTTACCTTAGATATTGCGAAAATTATAGAAGGATTATCAATAAAGGTAGACAATGCCGTTAATGATATGGAAAAGATTGATCAAATTACAGCAAAACAGGAAGAACAAGCACTGCAGACAAAAGAAGGGTTTGACGATATACAAAAGTACTTAGAAGAGATGAAAGAAGATATCAAAAACCTTAACCACTCTGGCGGGCAAATGCTTAAAAAGCGCGATGAAATTCTCACCTTAATCGAGCGCATCTCCGCCATCGCTCAGCAAAATGCTGCAAGCACAGAGGAAATCTCGGCATCTGTAGAAGAACAAACAGCAGCTATGGCCGAAATTTCAACTGCCAGTTACACACTGTCAGAACTAGCAGATGAAATGACCACTGCTGTCCGTCAATTTAAGCTAGATAGCAGTAATCAACAAGAAAGTGACTTAAAAGAGCAATCTAATAATTCCCAAGAAAATAACAGTTAA